TTTATCGGGCTCGGCATCATGGGTCGGCCGATGGCGAAGAACCTGATCAAGGCGGGGCACGCGCTGGTCGTGCACGACATCAATCCCGCCCCTGTGAAGGAGCTTGCGGGCCTGGGCGCGGAAACGGCTTCCTCGCCGAAGGAAGTGGCACAGCGGTGCGAGGTCGTCATCACCATGCTCCCGAACTCGCCGCACGTGAAGGCGGCCGTCCTCGGACCGGACGGCGTCCTCGAAGGGGGCGCCCCCGGCAAGACCCTCATCGACATGAGCTCGATCGCGCCGCTGGCCAGTCGGGAGATCGCCGCGAAGCTGGCGGAGAAGGGGATGGAGATGCTCGACGCGCCGGTCAGCGGCGGCGAGCCGAAGGCCGTCGACGGGACGCTGTCGGTCATGGTCGGCGGAAAACAGGAAGTATTCGACAAGTGGTACCCCATCATGAAGGCCATGGCGGGCTCCGTGGTGCGGACGGGCGACATCGGCGCCGGCAACATCACCAAGCTGGCAAACCAGGTCATCGTCGCCCTGAACATCGCCGCCATGTCCGAGGCGCTGGTCCTGGCGGCGAAGGCCGGGGTGCAGCCGGAGCTGGTCTACCAGGCCATCCGGGGAGGGCTGGCGGGGAGCACGGTGCTCGACGCGAAGGCGCCGCTGGTCATGGACCGCAAGTTCAATCCGGGCTTCCGGATCAACCTCCACATCAAGGACCTCGGGAACGTGCTGGAGACCTCCCGGGAGATCGGCGTGCCGCTCCCGCTGACCGCCTCCGTCATGGAGATGATGCAGGCGCTGAAAGTCGACGGGCAGGGCGACATGGACCATTGCAGCCTGGCGAAGTACTACGAGAAGCTGGCGCACATCGAAGTGAAGCGATAGCGGAACAACACCGTGCGGGGGCGCCTTTTCCGACGTCCCCGCACGTTTTATTTTTACAGTATAAAATCGTGTTTGATGAATATTCCTCATTTGTCCCAGGTATATTGACACGCGGGGCCTCCTCATGATAAACGATAATAAAAACGGCGTTTGAAAAGGCGTTTCCTTGAATGCTTCCGCCGCAATAACCTTCCTGGCCCCCGCCAAGCTGAACCTGTCTCTTGAGGTATTCGGAAAACGGTCGGACGGATTCCACGACATCCGTTCCGTCATGGTCCCGGTCTCCCTCTACGACGAAGTGACCGTCGAGGGGTCGACCGACGGGGTTTCCGTGGAGTGCGACGCTCCCGGGATCCCCAAGGACGAGGGCAACAGCTGCCACCGCGCGGCGTCGCTCTTCCGGGAATGGGCGGGGGAACCGACCGGAGTGCGGATACGGCTCCGGAAAGGGATCCCCTCCGAAGCGGGGCTCGGAGGGGGAAGCTCCGACGCGGCCGCGACGCTGAAAGGGCTCTGCGCGCTCACGGGGAGGCGCCCGTCGCAGGAAGAGCTCCTTTCCATGGCGGCTCGCGTGGGGGCGGATGTCCCGTTCTTCACTTTGGGCGGGGCGGCGCTGGTGGAAGGATACGGGGAACGGCTTTCCCCGATGACGTGGGAAGTCCCGTTCCACGCCGTCATCGTCCTGCCTTCCTTCGGGCTTTCCACGCGGGAGGGCTACGGGCGGCTCCGGCGCGGTGCCATGGAACCGCCTCCGAAGGGAAATATCCCGTCGTTCCGGGATTTTTCGGATCTGGCGTCCTTCGTCCGGAACGATTTCGAAAAGGCGTGGGCCGCGGAGTACCCGGAAATCGGCGGGTTGAAAAGAGAGCTCAAGGCCGCCGGCGCGCTGGCCGCCGGACTGTCGGGGAGCGGGTCTGCGGTATTCGGCCTGTTCCCTTCCGAGGAGGACGCAAGGGGCGCCGCCGGGCGGCTGAAGGGAGGCGGGGGAGACGGGATGAGATGCTTCGTCGCGAGGAGCATCGCATCGGCAGGGAATGTCGGAGGAAGGAGGCAGCAATGCGCATCACCGAGGTGAGGGTATTCCCCGTGTCGGACAACGAGAAGCTCAAGGGGTACGCGACGATCATCCTGGACGACTGCTTCGTCGTCCGCGATCTGAAGGTCATCCGCGGGCCCAACGGGTTGTTCATCGCCATGCCGAGCAAGAAATCCAAGGACGGGACATATAGGGACATGGCCCACCCGCTGAATAACGAGACCCGACGAATGATCGAGGAGGCGGTGATCGGGGAGTACGAACGCTGGATGGGCGCCGGCCTTGACGATGCGGCGGCCTCCCGCTAATATCCAGCGGTAAGCTGGGAGGTCGTCTAATGGCAGGACAGCGGCCTTTGGAGCCGCATGTGAAGGTTCGACCCCTTCCCTCCCAGCCAGAATACCGCTTGCCAACGAGCCCGCTTTCGTTATAGTATTCACTTCTTTCGGCAGGAAGCCTCCTCCAACAGGGGAACCGTGTGACCAGATTAAAGATTTTCACCGGGAACGCCAACCCGGAACTGGCGAAGGAAATCTGCGCGTACCTCTGCATCCCGCTGGGCTCCGCGATGGTGAAGCGTTTCAGCGACGGCGAGATCAACGTCGAGATCCGGGACAACGTGCGGGGAGTGGACGTGTTCCTCATCCAGCCCACCTGCCCCCCGGTGAACGACCATCTCATGGAGCTGCTGGTGCTGATGGACGCCCTGAAGCGCGCGTCGGCGAAGCGGGTGACCGCGGTGCTGCCGTACTACGGATACGCGCGGCAGGACCGGAAGGTCCTCCCCCGGGCGCCCATCACCGCGAAGCTCATCGCGGACCTCCTGGCGGCGGCGGGCGTCTCCCGGGTGCTGACGATGGACCTCCACGCCGGCCAGATCCAGGGGTTCTTCAACATCCCGGTCGACCACCTGTACTCCTCCCCGGTGATCCTCGATTACATCAAGGCGAACTACCGGAACGACATCGTCATGGTTTCCCCCGACGCCGGCGGGGTGGAGCGCGCCCGGGCGATGGCCAAGCGGCTGAACGCCTCCCTCGCCATCATCGACAAGCGGCGCGAGGGGCCGAACGTCGCCCAGGTGATGAACATCATCGGCGAGGTCGATGGGAAGACGGCGGTGATGGTTGACGACATGG
This genomic window from Thermodesulfobacteriota bacterium contains:
- the garR gene encoding 2-hydroxy-3-oxopropionate reductase, with protein sequence MKTGFIGLGIMGRPMAKNLIKAGHALVVHDINPAPVKELAGLGAETASSPKEVAQRCEVVITMLPNSPHVKAAVLGPDGVLEGGAPGKTLIDMSSIAPLASREIAAKLAEKGMEMLDAPVSGGEPKAVDGTLSVMVGGKQEVFDKWYPIMKAMAGSVVRTGDIGAGNITKLANQVIVALNIAAMSEALVLAAKAGVQPELVYQAIRGGLAGSTVLDAKAPLVMDRKFNPGFRINLHIKDLGNVLETSREIGVPLPLTASVMEMMQALKVDGQGDMDHCSLAKYYEKLAHIEVKR
- the ispE gene encoding 4-(cytidine 5'-diphospho)-2-C-methyl-D-erythritol kinase codes for the protein MNASAAITFLAPAKLNLSLEVFGKRSDGFHDIRSVMVPVSLYDEVTVEGSTDGVSVECDAPGIPKDEGNSCHRAASLFREWAGEPTGVRIRLRKGIPSEAGLGGGSSDAAATLKGLCALTGRRPSQEELLSMAARVGADVPFFTLGGAALVEGYGERLSPMTWEVPFHAVIVLPSFGLSTREGYGRLRRGAMEPPPKGNIPSFRDFSDLASFVRNDFEKAWAAEYPEIGGLKRELKAAGALAAGLSGSGSAVFGLFPSEEDARGAAGRLKGGGGDGMRCFVARSIASAGNVGGRRQQCASPR
- the spoVG gene encoding septation regulator SpoVG — its product is MRITEVRVFPVSDNEKLKGYATIILDDCFVVRDLKVIRGPNGLFIAMPSKKSKDGTYRDMAHPLNNETRRMIEEAVIGEYERWMGAGLDDAAASR
- a CDS encoding ribose-phosphate pyrophosphokinase codes for the protein MTRLKIFTGNANPELAKEICAYLCIPLGSAMVKRFSDGEINVEIRDNVRGVDVFLIQPTCPPVNDHLMELLVLMDALKRASAKRVTAVLPYYGYARQDRKVLPRAPITAKLIADLLAAAGVSRVLTMDLHAGQIQGFFNIPVDHLYSSPVILDYIKANYRNDIVMVSPDAGGVERARAMAKRLNASLAIIDKRREGPNVAQVMNIIGEVDGKTAVMVDDMVDTAGTLVQSAEALRAKGAKHIYACATHAVLSGPAIERLENSQLEELVVTNTIPLGEKSLCRKIRVLSVAPLLGEAIKRIHFQDSVSSLFV